A genomic window from Variovorax paradoxus includes:
- the pxpB gene encoding 5-oxoprolinase subunit PxpB, with the protein MSGTPPPRLHLLGDAALLCELPAPATLAQQQRIWALAERARQWPGVGETLPGMNNLTLTFDPTAIDLDALTAYVLEAWPKLPTGGVAGRLVEIPVSYGGEHGPDLADVAAHTGLTPAEVVRRHSAGEYIVYLLGFLPGFAFMGGLAPELATPRRAEPRTAVPARSVGIGGEQTGIYPLVSPGGWQLIGRTSLELFDPAAESPTLLRPGDRVRFVAESVQT; encoded by the coding sequence ATGAGCGGCACCCCGCCGCCCCGGCTGCATCTTCTGGGCGATGCAGCGCTGCTCTGCGAGCTGCCCGCGCCGGCCACTCTGGCGCAGCAGCAGCGCATCTGGGCCCTTGCGGAGCGCGCCCGCCAGTGGCCCGGCGTCGGCGAAACGCTTCCGGGCATGAACAACCTCACGCTCACCTTCGACCCGACCGCGATCGATCTCGACGCGCTCACTGCGTACGTTCTCGAGGCATGGCCGAAGCTGCCGACTGGTGGCGTTGCGGGCCGGTTGGTCGAGATTCCGGTGTCCTATGGCGGCGAGCACGGGCCCGACCTGGCCGATGTCGCGGCCCACACCGGCCTCACGCCGGCCGAGGTGGTGCGGCGCCACAGCGCCGGTGAGTACATCGTCTACCTGCTGGGCTTCCTGCCGGGCTTCGCCTTCATGGGCGGCCTGGCGCCCGAACTCGCCACGCCCCGCCGCGCCGAGCCGCGCACCGCGGTGCCTGCGCGCTCGGTCGGCATCGGCGGCGAGCAGACCGGCATCTATCCGCTGGTGTCGCCGGGCGGCTGGCAACTGATCGGCCGCACCTCGCTCGAGCTGTTCGACCCCGCAGCCGAATCGCCTACGCTGCTGCGCCCAGGTGATCGCGTGCGTTTCGTCGCAGAGAGCGTGCAGACATGA
- a CDS encoding 5-oxoprolinase subunit C family protein: MIVIRKPGVLASVQDLGRHGHRQLGICPGGALDVLALTLANRLVGNADGAAGLELTMGGCELQFEADTRIALTGDDFSASLDGVPLWPCWSVPVAAGQTLRLAGANAPGVKKVGLRSWLAVAGGIDAPQILGSRSTDLKAGFGGHEGRALRKGDRLPTGASPLNDAQRERRVFGLRGPDWGPDEGDAAIALRVLPGPEFELFTLAAREQLWGERWRITPQSNRMGSRLAGAELKRKRSGDMLSSGVIPGTIQVPPSGQPIILMGDAQTTGGYPRIGVVIRADLWKLAQAPLNGKLRLVQVDQPQALAAWADQQRYLSQVAQGLAAAGWPSPA, encoded by the coding sequence ATGATCGTCATCCGCAAACCCGGCGTGCTCGCGTCGGTGCAGGACCTGGGCCGGCACGGCCATCGCCAGCTCGGCATCTGCCCGGGCGGCGCGCTCGACGTGCTGGCGCTCACGCTGGCCAACCGGCTCGTGGGCAACGCCGATGGCGCGGCGGGCCTGGAGCTCACAATGGGCGGCTGCGAGCTGCAGTTCGAAGCCGACACGCGCATCGCCCTCACCGGCGACGACTTCAGTGCCAGCCTCGACGGCGTGCCGCTGTGGCCCTGCTGGAGCGTGCCGGTCGCGGCCGGCCAGACGCTCAGGCTCGCGGGCGCCAATGCGCCCGGCGTGAAGAAGGTCGGCCTGCGCAGTTGGCTGGCAGTGGCGGGTGGCATCGACGCGCCGCAGATCCTCGGCTCGCGCAGCACCGACCTCAAGGCCGGCTTCGGCGGTCACGAAGGCCGTGCGCTACGCAAGGGCGACCGACTGCCGACGGGCGCATCGCCGCTCAATGATGCGCAGCGCGAACGCCGAGTCTTCGGCCTGCGCGGTCCCGACTGGGGCCCGGACGAAGGCGACGCAGCCATTGCCCTGCGCGTGCTGCCCGGCCCCGAATTCGAGCTGTTCACGCTGGCCGCGCGCGAGCAGCTGTGGGGCGAGCGCTGGCGCATCACGCCGCAGAGCAACCGCATGGGCAGCCGGCTCGCGGGCGCCGAGCTCAAGCGCAAGCGCAGCGGCGACATGCTCTCGTCGGGCGTGATCCCCGGCACGATCCAGGTGCCGCCCTCGGGCCAGCCGATCATCCTGATGGGCGACGCGCAGACCACCGGCGGCTATCCGCGCATCGGCGTGGTCATTCGCGCGGATCTCTGGAAGCTCGCGCAGGCGCCGCTCAATGGCAAGCTGCGCCTCGTGCAGGTCGACCAGCCGCAGGCGCTGGCCGCATGGGCCGACCAGCAGCGCTACCTGTCGCAGGTGGCACAGGGGCTGGCTGCTGCAGGCTGGCCGAGCCCGGCATAG
- the pcp gene encoding pyroglutamyl-peptidase I: MAAKPINVLLTGFDPFEQEAVNPSWDAVRALDGWKVGRATVHARQVPCVFGEAIDVLARAMDELQPQLVLCIGQAGGRAEFTPERIAINIDDARTADNKGREPIDVPVVPGAPAAYFSTLPIKAMVRELRAAGVPASVSNSAGTFVCNHIFYGLMHRIATHPVPGLRGGFIHIPYLPEQAARFPGAPSMSLETMVKALRIAVTTALAVKHDVAETGGQLH; encoded by the coding sequence GTGGCAGCAAAGCCCATCAACGTCCTGCTGACCGGCTTCGATCCTTTCGAGCAGGAGGCGGTCAATCCCTCGTGGGACGCCGTTCGCGCACTCGACGGCTGGAAGGTCGGTCGCGCGACGGTGCATGCACGCCAGGTGCCCTGTGTCTTCGGTGAGGCCATCGATGTGCTTGCCCGCGCGATGGACGAGCTTCAGCCGCAGCTGGTGCTGTGCATCGGCCAGGCCGGCGGGCGCGCGGAGTTCACGCCGGAGCGCATCGCCATCAACATCGACGACGCCCGCACGGCCGACAACAAGGGCCGCGAGCCCATCGACGTGCCCGTGGTGCCGGGGGCTCCCGCCGCGTATTTCTCGACGCTGCCGATCAAGGCCATGGTGCGTGAGCTACGCGCGGCCGGCGTGCCGGCCTCGGTGTCGAACAGCGCGGGCACCTTCGTCTGCAACCACATCTTCTACGGCCTGATGCACCGCATCGCGACGCATCCGGTGCCGGGGCTGCGCGGCGGCTTCATCCACATTCCGTACCTGCCGGAGCAGGCGGCGCGGTTTCCGGGTGCGCCGAGCATGTCGCTGGAAACGATGGTCAAGGCCCTGCGCATTGCCGTGACGACCGCACTCGCGGTGAAGCACGACGTTGCCGAAACCGGCGGCCAACTGCACTGA
- the pxpA gene encoding 5-oxoprolinase subunit PxpA produces the protein MQIDLNADLGEGAGSDEALLALVSSANIACGWHAGDAKTMQQCVRWAMQNGVAIGAHPSFPDRENFGRSTMHLPPDEIVANVLYQVGALAAIVKAEGGKLSHVKAHGQLYNQAVKEPELADALCEAVRRFDPSLKFFGLAGSNMIDAARRAGLSPVEEVFADRGYMPDGSLVPRSQPGALIESEEQSIAQTLSLVRDHRVTAIDGSVVPVNAQTVCLHGDGAHALAFARRIRERLQQEGIAVQAMA, from the coding sequence ATGCAAATCGACCTCAATGCCGACCTCGGCGAAGGTGCAGGCAGCGACGAAGCCCTGCTCGCACTCGTCAGCTCCGCCAACATCGCCTGCGGCTGGCATGCGGGCGACGCGAAGACCATGCAGCAGTGCGTGCGCTGGGCGATGCAAAACGGCGTGGCCATCGGCGCGCACCCCAGCTTTCCCGACCGCGAGAACTTCGGCCGCAGCACCATGCACCTGCCGCCCGACGAGATCGTGGCCAACGTGCTCTACCAGGTGGGCGCGCTGGCGGCCATCGTGAAGGCCGAGGGCGGCAAGCTCTCGCACGTGAAGGCGCACGGCCAGCTCTACAACCAGGCCGTGAAGGAGCCCGAGCTGGCGGACGCGCTGTGCGAGGCGGTGCGCCGCTTCGACCCCTCGCTCAAGTTCTTCGGCCTCGCGGGCAGCAACATGATCGACGCGGCCCGTCGCGCTGGCCTCTCGCCGGTCGAAGAAGTGTTCGCCGACCGTGGCTACATGCCCGACGGCAGCCTCGTGCCGCGCAGCCAGCCCGGCGCGCTGATCGAGAGCGAGGAACAGTCGATCGCGCAGACGCTCTCGCTGGTGCGCGACCACCGCGTGACCGCCATCGACGGCAGCGTCGTGCCCGTCAACGCGCAGACCGTGTGCCTGCATGGCGACGGCGCCCATGCGCTGGCCTTTGCGCGGCGCATCCGCGAACGGCTGCAGCAGGAAGGCATTGCCGTCCAGGCGATGGCCTGA